A genome region from Populus alba chromosome 3, ASM523922v2, whole genome shotgun sequence includes the following:
- the LOC118058439 gene encoding cuscuta receptor 1, with protein MRLGKLENLDLSGNRLNNSILSILSGLSTLKSLDLSFNELTAGLGGFKDLSSRFKKLENLDMGWNQCNDSIFSTLTGFSSLKSLGLSRNQLTGSASIINVSKNQFTGNIAFGPLTNLISLKFLSLSNNLFEVSTSMKPFMNHSSLKFFSSENNRLVREPAAFDNLIPKFQLVFFSLSKTSEALNVEIPDFLYYQYDLRVLDLSHNNITGMFPSWLLKNNTRLEQLSLRENSFVGALQLQDDPYPNMTELDISNNNMNGQIPKDICLIFPNLWTLNMAKNGLKGCIPSCLGNISSLSVLDLSNNQLSTIKLEQLATISFLMLSNNNLGGQIPTSVFNSSTLEYLYLGGNNFWGQISDFSLYRRKRWFVLDLSNNHFSGMFPRWLVNSTYLIAVDLSKNHFKGLIPKDFCKLDQLKYLDLSENNLSGYLPSCFSPPQITHLHLSENRLSGPLTYGFYNNSSLVTMDLRDNSFTGSVPNWIGNLSSLSVLLLRANHFDGELPIQLCLLEQLSILDVSQNQLSGPLPSCLGNLTFKESSQKALAYLGSFLISESIENAYNETMGPLLVDSVFNLIKGYSPNFTEEVIKFTTKNMYYGYKGKVLSYMLGIDLSNNSFVGAIPPEFGNLSEILSLNLSHNNLTGSIPATFSNLKQIESLDLSYNNLNGGIPPKLIEITTLEVFSVAHNNLSGKTPERKYQFGTFDESCYEGNPFLCGPSLRNNCSEEAVLSQPVPNDEQGDDGFIDMEFFYISFGVCLYSCGDDNCSSSLHQSILATQVVVLHRRLHRYLLLFCGC; from the exons ATGAGGCTGGGAAAGTTAGAGAACCTTGACCTGAGTGGCAATCGATTGAACAACAGCATCTTATCAATTCTGAGTGGGCTTTCCACTCTCAAGTCTTTGGATCTATCATTTAATGAGTTGACAGCTGGATTAGGAG GTTTCAAAGACTTGTCATCAAGGTTCAAAAAGCTGGAGAACCTTGACATGGGTTGGAATCAATGCAACGATAGCATTTTTTCTACTCTAACTGGATTTTCATCTCTCAAGTCTTTAGGTCTTTCACGCAATCAGTTGACAGGATCTGCTAGTATCATTA ATGTTTCTAAAAACCAGTTTACTGGAAATATTGCCTTTGGTCCTCTTACCAACCTCATATCCCTTAAATTCCTCTCTCTATCAAATAACCTCTTTGAAGTTTCCACTTCAATGAAGCCTTTTATGAATCACTCAAGCCTCAAGTTCTTCTCCAGTGAGAACAATAGACTTGTAAGAGAACCTGCTGCCTTTGATAACTTGATTCCAAAGTtccaactagttttttttagcttgtCAAAAACATCAGAAGCACTCAACGTAGAAATTCCTGACTTCCTCTATTACCAATACGACTTAAGAGTCCTTGATCTCTCCCACAACAACATCACCGGAATGTTTCCATCGTGGTTGCTTAAGAACAATACACGATTGGAGCAACTATCTTTAAGAGAGAACTCCTTTGTTGGTGCTTTACAGTTGCAAGATGATCCATATCCGAATATGACCGAATTAGATATATCCAACAACAACATGAACGGTCAAATTCCAAAAGATATTTGTTTGATCTTTCCAAATCTATGGACCTTAAATATGGCTAAGAATGGATTGAAAGGTTGTATTCCTTCTTGTTTAGGAAATATTAGCTCTTTGAGTGTTTTAGATTTATCCAACAATCAGTTGTCCACAATAAAACTAGAACAACTAGCAACAATAAGTTTTCTCATGCTATCAAACAACAATTTGGGTGGGCAAATACCGACCTCAGTGTTCAATTCTTCTACCTTAGAATATCTCTATCTAGGTGGTAACAACTTTTGGGGTCAGATATctgatttttcattatataggaGGAAAAGGTGGTTTGTATTGGATTTGAGTAACAATCATTTTTCAGGCATGTTTCCAAGGTGGTTAGTCAATTCTACATACCTTATCGCAGTTGATTTGTCCAAAAACCATTTTAAGGGTCTGATCCCAAAAGACTTTTGTAAGCTTGACCAGCTTAAATATTTGGACTTATCTGAGAACAACTTGTCTGGATACCTACCATCTTGTTTCAGTCCACCACAAATAACCCATTTGCATCTATCTGAAAATAGATTAAGCGGTCCTTTAACATATGGATTTTATAACAACTCTTCCCTGGTTACGATGGATCTTCGAGATAACAGCTTCACCGGCTCCGTTCCAAATTGGATTGGCAATCTTTCATCATTGAGTGTTCTTCTTCTAAGGGCTAATCACTTTGATGGTGAGCTCCCTATTCAGTTGTGCTTGTTAGAACAATTAAGTATTTTGGATGTTTCACAAAACCAGCTTTCTGGTCCACTACCCTCATGTTTGGGCAATCTTACTTTCAAGGAAAGCTCCCAGAAAGCATTAGCGTATCTCGgatcttttttaatatcagaGTCCATAGAAAATGCTTATAATGAAACAATGGGTCCACTACTAGTGGATAGTGTGTTCAACCTAATAAAGGGTTATTCGCCTAACTTTACAGAAGAAGTGATAAAATTTACaactaaaaatatgtattatggTTACAAGGGGAAAGTTCTCAGCTACATGCTTGGTATTGATCTCTCCAATAACAGCTTCGTAGGAGCAATCCCACCAGAATTTGGAAACTTAAGTGAGATACTGTCTTTAAACTTATCACACAACAATCTCACTGGATCTATCCCTGCAACATTCTCAAACCTAAAGCAAATTGAGAGTTTGGATCTTTCTTACAACAACTTGAATGGTGGCATCCCTCCAAAACTTATTGAAATTACCACTCTGGAAGTTTTTAGTGTGGCGCACAATAATTTGTCAGGTAAGACACCCGAGAGAAAATATCAGTTTGGGACCTTTGATGAAAGCTGTTACGAAGGAAATCCTTTCTTGTGTGGACCTTCATTGCGAAATAATTGTAGTGAGGAAGCAGTGTTGTCACAGCCAGTGCCTAATGATGAACAAGGAGATGATGGTTTCATAGACATGGAGTTTTTCTACATCAGTTTCGGTGTATGTTTATACAGTTGTGGTGATGACAATTGCAGCAGTTCTCTACATCAATCCATATTGGCGACGCAGGTGGTTGTACTTCATCGAAGACTGCATAGATACTTGCTACTATTTTGCGGTTGCTAG